A single window of Herpetosiphon gulosus DNA harbors:
- a CDS encoding CHASE4 domain-containing protein, which produces MTSAPSTGTTSLRRQTKIVLGASLVLLVVVLIFPLRMLLLQSFAELETTSMQTDLDRVLNALQFEQNRLDTALVSWSTWDDTYAFIEAPDADYISNNAGDDVFATYTFNIMAFLNQQQALVYGRMADADTFSDLPENFLPFVQQIPQLTTFSDSSQRNLGIVRFQERIVLVAARPIIDSQGQGPIRGTVIFGRYLDQQVLNDLAAVTLFPFSLEDVLNPPSDLTSSIQQLSDVNPRQIIPIDEHALRGLQQINDLQGNPALIINIIRPRTIYNQGHHALQFVVILTFVVTAIGGLVLYFLLNRVVINRVLRLSNEIKHVANNLHERVAVVGNDEVAGLATSINQTLNVLEQAQLATAAAEAERNQLQANTLAAQTEQLALQEQLIKAQEFVIAEQATPLIPFRDDMLVMPLVGAIDQARANHILGTLLQGVEQQHARIAIIDITGVAQIDGFTAEMLLKAAKAVRLLGAQLVLTGLSPEIAQSLVGFGQQLNQLTTFSTLQAGIAWSIRR; this is translated from the coding sequence ATGACATCTGCGCCATCAACTGGCACGACCTCGCTGCGTCGCCAAACCAAAATTGTGCTAGGAGCCAGCCTCGTGCTGCTGGTAGTTGTGCTTATTTTCCCACTGCGCATGTTGCTGCTCCAATCGTTTGCCGAGCTTGAAACGACCTCAATGCAAACCGACCTTGATCGGGTATTGAATGCCTTACAGTTTGAGCAAAATCGGCTCGACACGGCCTTGGTTTCATGGTCAACCTGGGATGATACCTATGCCTTTATCGAGGCTCCCGATGCTGATTATATTAGCAACAATGCTGGCGATGATGTTTTCGCAACCTATACATTTAATATTATGGCCTTTCTCAACCAACAACAAGCCTTGGTGTATGGACGAATGGCCGATGCAGATACATTTAGCGACTTACCAGAAAACTTTTTACCATTTGTGCAGCAAATTCCGCAACTAACGACGTTTAGTGACTCCAGCCAACGCAACTTGGGCATTGTGCGTTTTCAAGAGCGAATTGTGTTGGTTGCTGCTCGCCCGATTATTGATAGCCAAGGTCAAGGGCCAATTCGCGGCACGGTGATTTTTGGGCGCTACCTTGACCAACAGGTGCTTAATGATTTAGCTGCGGTCACATTATTTCCCTTCAGTTTGGAAGATGTGCTCAATCCACCAAGCGATCTGACAAGCAGCATTCAGCAATTGAGCGATGTCAATCCCCGCCAAATCATCCCAATCGATGAGCATGCCTTACGTGGCTTGCAGCAAATCAACGATCTCCAAGGTAACCCAGCCCTGATTATCAATATTATTCGGCCACGCACAATCTACAACCAAGGTCATCATGCCTTGCAGTTTGTGGTGATTTTGACCTTTGTGGTGACGGCTATTGGTGGCTTGGTATTGTATTTTTTGCTCAATCGAGTGGTCATCAACCGCGTGTTGCGCTTGAGTAACGAAATCAAACACGTTGCCAATAATCTGCATGAACGGGTAGCAGTGGTGGGCAACGATGAGGTTGCGGGCTTGGCGACCAGCATTAATCAAACCTTGAATGTGCTCGAACAAGCGCAGCTCGCAACCGCAGCCGCAGAAGCTGAGCGCAATCAACTGCAAGCCAATACCCTAGCTGCCCAAACCGAACAACTTGCACTCCAAGAACAATTGATCAAAGCCCAAGAATTTGTGATCGCCGAGCAAGCTACGCCGTTGATTCCCTTCCGTGATGATATGCTGGTGATGCCCTTGGTCGGCGCGATCGATCAAGCCCGTGCTAACCACATTTTGGGCACATTATTGCAAGGGGTTGAGCAACAACACGCTCGGATCGCCATCATCGATATTACTGGGGTCGCCCAAATTGATGGCTTTACCGCCGAGATGTTGCTCAAAGCCGCCAAGGCTGTACGTTTGCTCGGCGCTCAATTAGTGCTAACTGGCCTCAGCCCAGAGATTGCTCAATCGTTGGTTGGCTTCGGCCAGCAGTTGAACCAACTTACCACATTTAGCACCTTGCAGGCAGGCATTGCTTGGAGTATTCGACGCTAA